From the genome of Archaeoglobus neptunius, one region includes:
- a CDS encoding phosphate signaling complex PhoU family protein: MEVRKLQLIGGSSYMVSLPKNWVKLNELKQGDDIYLQVEDSVITLYPKSFREFARITSVQIDKLPSLDEKFVRRFIYALYLQGIDEIVITDRKINARAVSRMGEIVKDLIGMEIIDASEGRIVLKCLTSTDFDVYGVVRRMTQIIQSMIATILDGIDRRDREALRDIENLEKDSDRLYLLAVRQEHRLVREFSSPSKWNELRLILGIRTVAKLIEEISDALYNFSTYAVEMKSDELKEVKKYFEKLKMAFEKLSNAYFNSDVSLSEESIEDLEELEETLLSNMKGSVYYRLALETILSACRHMKSIGEIAFNKSVRESLKELRKPERTQSVTGSQ; the protein is encoded by the coding sequence ATGGAGGTTAGGAAACTTCAGTTGATAGGCGGTTCAAGTTACATGGTCAGTCTGCCCAAGAACTGGGTGAAGCTGAACGAACTGAAGCAGGGTGATGATATCTATCTTCAGGTTGAGGACAGCGTAATCACACTCTACCCAAAAAGTTTCAGAGAATTTGCGAGGATCACCAGCGTTCAGATTGACAAGCTTCCTAGTCTTGATGAGAAGTTTGTCAGGAGGTTCATATATGCCCTTTACCTTCAGGGAATTGATGAAATTGTGATAACCGACAGGAAGATAAATGCAAGGGCTGTAAGCAGAATGGGCGAAATCGTCAAGGATTTAATCGGCATGGAGATTATAGATGCAAGTGAAGGCAGGATTGTTTTGAAGTGCCTCACGTCCACAGACTTTGATGTATACGGTGTAGTGCGGAGAATGACGCAGATCATCCAGAGCATGATAGCGACCATTCTTGATGGGATTGATAGGAGGGATCGAGAAGCCCTCAGAGATATTGAAAATCTAGAAAAAGATTCTGACAGACTTTATCTACTGGCTGTAAGACAGGAACACAGACTTGTGAGGGAGTTTTCCAGTCCATCAAAATGGAACGAATTAAGGTTAATTCTCGGGATCAGAACTGTGGCAAAGCTGATTGAAGAGATATCAGATGCACTGTACAATTTCTCCACATACGCAGTAGAGATGAAGTCTGATGAGCTTAAAGAGGTGAAAAAGTACTTTGAAAAGTTGAAAATGGCTTTCGAAAAGCTGTCCAACGCTTACTTCAATTCGGATGTTTCCCTCTCAGAGGAGTCGATTGAAGACCTTGAGGAGCTGGAAGAAACACTGCTGAGCAATATGAAGGGAAGTGTGTACTACAGGCTGGCGCTGGAAACAATACTCAGTGCCTGCAGACACATGAAGTCAATAGGGGAAATAGCCTTCAACAAGTCGGTTAGGGAGTCCCTGAAAGAGCTGAGAAAACCAGAGAGGACGCAGTCAGTAACAGGTAGCCAATGA
- a CDS encoding KaiC domain-containing protein — MYRYYELKELESRAPKLFGIPTGTKLDDMFFKIEKEGDRYVKKPLGGIPHLAVINLTGVPDTGKSLLAEQFAITQANAGYKVLYVTVESPANFLYTAMKQRSEAMGVDFSKVESNIVVIDASESDELRENPKALMETMAYAIKEKKVTNTVIDSITGLYEHKEVMARQIVRQFYNFMKRYRQTGVFVSQKRSAQASETAEAAGGLAVAHIVDGTIVLDKKLIESRWDVKLYGLPIGSVLRTIRIDGCRIAPHDPRTWVFEISEIGTIEITVPLDEFIRKSAEEQ, encoded by the coding sequence ATGTATAGGTATTATGAGCTGAAGGAGCTGGAGTCGAGGGCTCCGAAACTTTTTGGAATTCCAACCGGGACGAAGCTTGATGATATGTTTTTCAAGATTGAGAAAGAAGGTGACAGGTACGTTAAAAAACCTCTCGGAGGAATACCGCATCTCGCTGTTATAAACCTCACAGGGGTTCCGGATACGGGTAAGAGTTTGCTGGCAGAGCAGTTCGCAATAACACAGGCAAATGCTGGGTACAAAGTGCTTTACGTTACGGTCGAAAGTCCCGCAAACTTTCTCTATACAGCGATGAAGCAGAGAAGCGAAGCAATGGGAGTTGATTTCAGCAAAGTAGAGAGTAACATAGTCGTCATAGATGCAAGCGAGAGCGATGAACTCAGGGAAAATCCCAAAGCACTCATGGAAACCATGGCATACGCAATCAAGGAGAAAAAAGTTACGAACACCGTCATTGACAGCATTACTGGACTTTACGAGCATAAGGAAGTGATGGCAAGGCAGATCGTAAGGCAGTTTTACAACTTCATGAAAAGGTACCGACAAACCGGTGTTTTTGTATCCCAGAAGAGGTCTGCGCAGGCAAGCGAGACTGCAGAGGCTGCAGGTGGTTTGGCGGTTGCACACATAGTTGACGGAACCATAGTTCTCGACAAAAAGCTGATAGAGTCAAGATGGGACGTGAAACTGTACGGCCTGCCAATTGGCAGCGTTTTGAGGACGATAAGAATAGACGGATGCAGGATAGCCCCTCACGACCCAAGAACCTGGGTTTTTGAAATTAGCGAGATAGGTACGATTGAGATCACAGTCCCGCTTGATGAGTTCATCAGAAAATCCGCTGAAGAGCAGTAG
- a CDS encoding KaiC associated regulatory domain-containing protein produces MGFEVIARPKGGNVDKMAEKVFYESIKLLGGLRRLIEFRNLTWLPSLAEAAYVVVLKNETLKTYGEIARELGITEQTAKNIVTADEEEVIKYLEGELEERPKDHIAGGIAKMAYRRLKEEGKLDTEEIEIRQEEMNVLDIDWAVHVLAKVRGLDFPASREELVERLGGMIIKGRKIEDILEMIEYPVKSPAELLHKIKLQL; encoded by the coding sequence ATGGGATTTGAAGTTATCGCCAGGCCAAAAGGCGGAAATGTTGACAAAATGGCAGAAAAAGTTTTTTATGAAAGTATAAAACTACTTGGTGGTTTGAGGAGGCTGATCGAGTTCAGAAACCTGACGTGGCTGCCAAGCCTAGCAGAGGCAGCCTATGTTGTCGTCCTCAAAAATGAGACTTTGAAGACCTACGGAGAAATAGCAAGAGAGCTAGGAATAACGGAACAGACGGCAAAGAACATAGTAACTGCAGATGAGGAGGAGGTCATAAAATATCTGGAGGGTGAGCTTGAAGAGAGGCCGAAAGACCACATTGCAGGAGGAATTGCAAAAATGGCCTACAGAAGACTGAAAGAGGAAGGCAAGCTTGATACAGAAGAAATTGAAATCAGGCAGGAAGAGATGAATGTTCTGGACATAGACTGGGCGGTGCATGTTCTGGCGAAAGTCAGGGGGCTCGATTTCCCGGCTAGCAGAGAAGAGCTGGTGGAAAGGCTTGGCGGAATGATCATCAAAGGCAGAAAGATTGAGGACATCCTCGAGATGATTGAGTATCCAGTAAAATCGCCTGCTGAACTCCTGCACAAGATTAAGCTTCAGCTCTGA
- the cofG gene encoding 7,8-didemethyl-8-hydroxy-5-deazariboflavin synthase subunit CofG, with translation MEIVTYSKNVFIPLTPNCRNRCAYCGYRSDEPKLMSEGEVRSLLSKASGAKEALFTFGERPDEAYPEIRRMLKEMGYSDFVDYIAHMNKIAVRTGFLPHTNAGILSKNELARLKDLNASMGLMLEQAVELECHRDSPGKKPEVRIKMIRNAGRLEIPFTTGILVGIGERKYDRQYSLEVIADLHSNYGHVQEVIIQNFKPKKGTRMENSSPPTTEEMLETVKIAREILPEDVVVQIPPNLVDDIYPFVKAGARDVGGISNVTHDFINPESPWPEIERIQSMLRGEFALKERLSLYPKFVKLKWYSTILEPLIEKYADADGYARP, from the coding sequence GTGGAGATTGTTACATACTCCAAAAATGTTTTTATTCCCCTCACACCAAACTGCCGTAATCGCTGTGCTTACTGCGGATATCGGAGTGATGAGCCAAAACTGATGAGTGAGGGCGAGGTCAGATCTCTGCTTTCAAAAGCTTCCGGGGCAAAAGAGGCTTTGTTCACTTTTGGCGAGAGACCCGATGAGGCGTATCCAGAAATAAGAAGAATGCTAAAGGAGATGGGGTATTCGGATTTTGTTGACTATATTGCTCACATGAACAAAATCGCTGTGAGGACTGGTTTTCTACCTCACACAAACGCTGGAATACTTTCAAAGAATGAGCTGGCAAGATTGAAGGATTTGAATGCCAGCATGGGACTTATGCTTGAGCAGGCGGTGGAGCTGGAGTGTCACAGAGATAGCCCAGGAAAAAAGCCAGAAGTAAGAATAAAGATGATCAGAAACGCTGGAAGACTGGAGATACCATTCACCACCGGAATTCTCGTTGGAATTGGAGAAAGAAAATACGACAGACAGTATTCGCTTGAGGTAATTGCGGACTTACACAGCAATTACGGGCATGTTCAGGAGGTGATAATACAGAATTTCAAACCCAAGAAGGGGACGAGAATGGAGAACAGTTCCCCACCAACAACTGAGGAAATGCTCGAAACTGTAAAGATCGCAAGAGAGATTCTGCCTGAAGACGTGGTGGTACAAATACCACCAAACCTAGTAGACGATATCTATCCCTTTGTAAAGGCCGGAGCCAGAGACGTCGGAGGCATATCAAATGTCACCCATGATTTCATAAACCCTGAATCACCATGGCCAGAAATTGAGAGAATACAGAGCATGCTGAGGGGGGAGTTCGCACTGAAGGAGAGGTTATCACTCTATCCAAAATTCGTAAAGCTTAAATGGTATAGTACCATTCTTGAGCCGCTGATCGAGAAATATGCGGACGCTGATGGTTATGCTCGCCCTTGA
- the cofH gene encoding 5-amino-6-(D-ribitylamino)uracil--L-tyrosine 4-hydroxyphenyl transferase CofH produces the protein MLALDDLLKNPFETFRIADELRKELVGDTVTYVVNRNINFTDICINNCKFCSFRNRKKYLLTLEEIKKKVEEAVKFGCTELCIQGGLLPHADVEFYVSILQAVRDVDKKIHIHAFSPMEVVHAARNSGMDIEDVLKIFRQEGLGSMPGTAAEILDDKIRSHICPKKLKTAEWVRVIKTAHRTGIPTTATIMYGHMESWNERINHILLIKKIQQETGGITEMIPLPFMHKNNELGRQYKGSSGFEDLLMIAISRILLYPDIKNIQASWVKMGPKLAQAALHVGANDLGGTLMEENISKSAGATSGEFMPPDELRELIKITGRVPKQRDTLYNILD, from the coding sequence ATGCTCGCCCTTGATGACCTGCTCAAAAATCCCTTCGAAACTTTCAGAATTGCAGATGAGCTTAGAAAGGAGCTAGTGGGCGATACTGTAACCTACGTGGTCAACAGGAACATAAATTTCACCGACATCTGCATAAACAACTGCAAGTTCTGCTCATTCAGAAATAGAAAGAAATACCTCCTCACCCTTGAAGAGATAAAAAAGAAGGTGGAGGAGGCAGTGAAGTTCGGATGTACCGAACTGTGTATTCAGGGTGGTCTGCTTCCACACGCAGATGTTGAATTTTACGTCTCCATTCTTCAGGCTGTTAGGGATGTGGATAAAAAAATACACATCCACGCTTTTTCCCCGATGGAAGTTGTCCATGCTGCAAGAAACAGCGGCATGGACATTGAAGACGTGCTGAAAATCTTCAGGCAGGAAGGTTTGGGTTCCATGCCGGGAACAGCGGCAGAAATTCTTGATGACAAAATCAGAAGCCACATATGTCCTAAAAAGCTGAAAACAGCGGAATGGGTTAGAGTTATAAAAACAGCCCACAGAACCGGAATCCCGACAACGGCCACCATCATGTACGGACATATGGAAAGCTGGAACGAAAGAATCAACCATATTCTGCTGATCAAGAAGATACAACAGGAAACTGGAGGAATTACGGAAATGATACCTCTGCCTTTTATGCATAAAAACAACGAGCTGGGCAGGCAGTACAAAGGTAGCTCCGGATTTGAGGATCTTTTAATGATAGCCATTTCCAGAATACTTCTCTACCCGGATATCAAGAACATTCAGGCCTCTTGGGTTAAGATGGGACCAAAGCTCGCCCAGGCTGCCCTGCATGTTGGTGCTAACGACTTAGGAGGCACGCTCATGGAGGAAAACATCTCAAAATCTGCTGGAGCTACAAGCGGAGAGTTCATGCCTCCTGACGAGCTGAGAGAGCTGATAAAAATCACAGGACGGGTTCCCAAGCAGAGGGATACCCTGTACAACATACTGGATTAG
- a CDS encoding Yip1 family protein, with product MLSLITNPDRFFGELKEGEPNLKKPATIVVLLAAFAAYYQFRLVMKLSTALPDDLARFFEAGAYINAVSSVIGIFAVWFVTAAIMHGLSAFFDGRGEFKRTFEFTGYGFLPSLFGSAISIPISLNYMEKVVMPKVSAEDLTADPGILAKTILKQIPTGYLHSALVLNIAVTIWSLLIWNFAIKNARELDGRRSLICAAIPTAIFGGYQILSLISIG from the coding sequence ATGTTGAGTCTGATCACGAACCCGGACAGGTTCTTTGGGGAGCTGAAAGAGGGGGAGCCGAATCTGAAGAAACCGGCCACGATTGTTGTCCTGCTTGCAGCATTCGCTGCATACTACCAGTTCAGACTGGTGATGAAACTATCCACAGCTCTTCCCGATGATCTTGCAAGGTTCTTTGAAGCTGGGGCATACATTAACGCCGTCAGCTCGGTTATTGGCATCTTCGCCGTTTGGTTTGTTACAGCGGCAATCATGCACGGATTATCGGCATTCTTCGACGGTAGGGGAGAATTTAAAAGAACATTCGAGTTCACAGGTTACGGATTTCTACCCTCTCTGTTCGGCTCTGCCATTTCAATTCCGATAAGTCTGAATTACATGGAAAAAGTCGTCATGCCGAAGGTAAGTGCTGAAGATCTCACAGCAGATCCGGGAATTCTCGCAAAGACAATTCTAAAACAGATTCCTACCGGGTACTTGCACTCTGCCCTCGTGTTAAACATCGCCGTTACGATCTGGAGCCTGCTGATTTGGAACTTTGCCATCAAAAACGCGAGAGAACTGGACGGGAGAAGGTCCCTCATCTGTGCGGCGATCCCAACGGCGATCTTCGGAGGTTATCAGATCCTGTCTTTGATATCGATCGGCTAA
- a CDS encoding stage II sporulation protein M, with protein MYRKLILFTTFVFSVGFIFGLYSNWVQSSYYICAQKYDYANLSIYSILRNNIKVIIFIVGGCATFGTTTTINLLLNGHALGTVVSTFYSCLGAGRLSALILPHGIFEIPAIIIAGAAGFKIPYEIIRYLLGKKERILTKEDIKECLTLALISIILIVIAAWVEANVTLRIAKTLTKGI; from the coding sequence ATGTACAGAAAATTAATTTTATTTACGACCTTTGTGTTTAGCGTAGGCTTTATTTTTGGTTTGTATAGCAATTGGGTACAATCGTCGTATTATATATGTGCTCAAAAATATGATTACGCAAACTTGTCCATTTATAGTATATTACGTAATAATATAAAAGTTATAATTTTTATTGTTGGGGGATGTGCTACCTTTGGTACGACTACGACTATAAATTTACTGCTGAATGGACACGCACTTGGTACAGTAGTCTCCACTTTCTACTCGTGTTTGGGAGCTGGAAGGTTGTCGGCCTTAATCCTCCCCCACGGCATCTTCGAAATCCCAGCCATCATAATAGCCGGGGCTGCTGGCTTTAAAATCCCCTACGAAATCATCCGCTATCTGCTTGGCAAAAAAGAGCGAATTCTAACAAAAGAAGACATCAAAGAATGCCTAACCCTCGCATTAATCTCCATCATCTTAATCGTAATAGCAGCTTGGGTCGAAGCTAACGTCACGCTGAGGATTGCCAAAACGCTGACAAAAGGTATTTGA
- a CDS encoding antitoxin family protein, which translates to MGKVIEAIYEKGVFRPLEKVDLREGERVKIRVERTKSGDLPEFIDKLSEKFKDVEIDPLEVLLEMRKRPWD; encoded by the coding sequence ATGGGGAAAGTCATCGAAGCAATATACGAGAAGGGAGTTTTCAGACCCCTCGAAAAGGTAGACCTGCGGGAAGGAGAAAGAGTTAAAATAAGAGTCGAGAGAACGAAGTCGGGAGATCTGCCGGAGTTTATAGATAAGTTGTCGGAAAAATTTAAAGACGTAGAAATCGATCCTCTGGAAGTTTTACTTGAAATGAGGAAGAGACCATGGGACTGA
- a CDS encoding PIN domain-containing protein, whose amino-acid sequence MARLASGVEVFEPRVLVVELVGVLSRFKPKNEVKDVLDITRFVNIMPEDEILETAVNIALDTHCRAIDAYFIATAKVTDSILITNDRVMAGNAKKAGIEAYYLIEEFDEAIERLKKL is encoded by the coding sequence ATAGCAAGGCTGGCTTCTGGAGTCGAGGTATTCGAACCGAGGGTGCTCGTCGTGGAGCTGGTGGGTGTTTTGAGTAGATTCAAACCGAAAAATGAGGTTAAAGATGTGCTGGACATTACCCGGTTCGTCAATATTATGCCAGAAGACGAAATACTTGAAACTGCTGTCAACATCGCTCTTGACACGCACTGCAGAGCCATAGATGCCTACTTCATAGCAACGGCTAAAGTCACGGACTCGATCTTAATAACGAACGACAGGGTGATGGCGGGCAATGCTAAAAAAGCTGGAATCGAAGCGTACTATTTGATTGAGGAGTTTGACGAGGCGATTGAGAGATTGAAAAAACTGTAG
- a CDS encoding stage II sporulation protein M: protein MKLAKLPFCFSTVAYIFGVFLSTIYLNKNKISLLTFGEDIHLNTGIFIPVVLNNLYTVSLTILGGFVMATLTTLELVYNGAIIGGLLVILPGNVFVTFILPHAIFEIPAIIIAGAAGFKIPCEVIRYLMGRKEQVLTRHDIREYFTMALISVVLMVIAAWIEANVTLRIAREMLNSTS, encoded by the coding sequence ATGAAGTTAGCTAAACTTCCATTCTGCTTTTCAACCGTAGCGTACATCTTTGGAGTGTTTTTGTCTACAATATACCTTAACAAAAATAAAATCTCTCTCCTGACATTTGGGGAAGATATCCACCTGAATACAGGTATTTTCATTCCAGTAGTTCTTAATAATCTGTACACTGTTTCCTTAACAATTCTCGGCGGGTTTGTGATGGCGACTCTCACAACTCTTGAGCTTGTGTACAATGGAGCGATCATTGGCGGGCTACTTGTGATTCTCCCCGGTAATGTTTTCGTAACCTTCATTTTACCTCATGCAATCTTCGAAATCCCAGCCATAATAATAGCCGGGGCTGCTGGATTCAAGATTCCCTGCGAGGTCATCCGATACCTGATGGGCAGGAAGGAGCAGGTTCTGACCAGACATGATATCAGAGAGTACTTCACCATGGCCCTGATTTCCGTCGTGCTGATGGTGATAGCAGCCTGGATAGAGGCGAACGTGACGCTGAGAATTGCCAGAGAGATGTTGAATTCAACGAGTTAA
- a CDS encoding YfcE family phosphodiesterase, with product MKLLIFGDSHIPERASKIPSEFDHLFKTLDYDAVICTGDLTSGKVLEYIRSLSDEYYVVRGNMDSLPLPEYQVVRGMVGVIHGYQVYPRGNREQLLDIAKKMKVKVLISGHTHTPDVYRGEVVLLNPGSATGVWGGGRGPGVPSFMLVDVGDKLGVTLFKLEREITEERFEIEL from the coding sequence ATGAAACTACTCATTTTTGGAGATTCGCACATTCCCGAGAGAGCATCAAAAATTCCCTCTGAGTTTGATCACCTTTTCAAAACTTTGGATTATGACGCAGTGATATGCACGGGCGATCTGACTTCGGGCAAGGTGCTTGAGTACATAAGAAGCCTGTCGGATGAGTACTACGTTGTTAGGGGGAACATGGACTCCCTGCCTCTACCGGAATATCAGGTAGTGAGAGGAATGGTGGGGGTTATCCATGGATATCAGGTTTACCCGAGGGGGAACAGAGAGCAGTTGCTGGATATTGCAAAGAAGATGAAGGTTAAAGTGCTCATTTCCGGTCACACCCACACCCCGGATGTTTACCGGGGTGAGGTCGTGCTGCTCAATCCCGGGTCTGCAACGGGTGTGTGGGGTGGAGGGAGAGGACCAGGAGTTCCGAGCTTCATGCTTGTTGACGTTGGCGACAAACTCGGAGTTACGCTTTTCAAGCTGGAAAGGGAGATAACTGAGGAGAGATTTGAGATAGAGTTGTAA
- the lysA gene encoding diaminopimelate decarboxylase, with the protein MFSQKEGILTVENVPVTEIVSEVGTPVYITSKAQLESNIRAYREAFPNAGILYAVKANNNIALMKIISAQGFGADVFSDGELYLALLAGFRRDKILYNGNSKSIREIEMGIETGVKFSVDSIDELRLISEAAVESGEEVEIAFRVNPDVDPKTHPKIATGLRESKFGIPHGLAADAYKLALKLDGVVPAGIHCHIGSQILSLSPFVHALNKVMDIAVEIEKEGVELEFVDLGGGLGIDYEGKGAPTPSDFAEAILPEFEKRRAELKSDPQLWLEPGRSIVGNTTVLITRVNAVKKGFKHFVAVDAGFNLLIRPAMYNAFHRVAVANKMENRAEETYTIVGPICESGDVLARDRKLPKVEMGDLIAIFDTGAYGFVMSSQYNGRPRCAEVLVSGDRWWVIRERESYGDLIAKQKIPEWLL; encoded by the coding sequence ATGTTCTCTCAGAAAGAGGGCATTCTTACTGTAGAAAACGTTCCTGTTACTGAAATAGTCAGTGAGGTAGGAACTCCAGTATATATAACTTCCAAGGCTCAGCTTGAAAGCAATATCAGGGCGTATAGAGAAGCATTTCCCAATGCCGGAATTTTGTATGCAGTCAAAGCGAACAACAATATTGCATTGATGAAGATAATATCTGCTCAGGGATTTGGGGCTGACGTTTTTAGTGATGGTGAGCTGTATCTGGCCCTGTTAGCCGGATTCAGGAGGGATAAGATACTGTACAATGGAAACTCGAAAAGCATAAGAGAAATTGAAATGGGAATTGAGACGGGGGTCAAGTTCAGCGTTGATAGCATAGATGAGCTGCGGTTGATTTCAGAAGCTGCAGTGGAGAGCGGAGAAGAGGTGGAAATCGCGTTTAGAGTCAATCCTGACGTCGATCCCAAAACACACCCGAAAATAGCTACGGGATTGAGAGAATCAAAGTTTGGAATACCTCATGGACTGGCAGCCGACGCCTACAAGCTAGCTCTGAAGCTCGATGGAGTCGTTCCGGCAGGCATTCACTGTCATATTGGCAGCCAAATCCTGAGCCTTTCTCCTTTCGTACATGCGTTAAACAAGGTTATGGATATAGCAGTTGAAATAGAGAAGGAAGGTGTCGAACTGGAATTCGTGGATTTGGGCGGAGGACTGGGCATAGACTATGAAGGTAAAGGAGCTCCGACACCCAGTGATTTTGCAGAAGCAATTCTTCCGGAGTTCGAGAAGAGAAGGGCGGAGTTGAAATCCGATCCTCAGCTCTGGCTTGAGCCGGGAAGAAGCATTGTCGGAAACACCACCGTCCTGATAACGAGAGTTAATGCCGTTAAGAAGGGCTTCAAGCACTTTGTAGCTGTTGATGCCGGCTTCAACCTCCTCATAAGGCCTGCAATGTACAATGCTTTCCACAGGGTTGCCGTGGCGAACAAGATGGAAAACAGAGCGGAGGAGACTTACACGATTGTTGGGCCGATCTGTGAGAGTGGAGATGTTCTGGCGAGAGACAGAAAGCTTCCAAAGGTTGAGATGGGTGACCTGATTGCCATATTCGATACCGGAGCTTACGGATTTGTGATGAGCAGTCAGTACAACGGCAGACCGAGATGTGCTGAAGTTCTTGTAAGCGGGGACAGGTGGTGGGTCATCAGGGAGAGGGAGAGTTACGGGGATTTGATCGCAAAGCAGAAGATTCCTGAGTGGCTTCTATGA
- a CDS encoding 30S ribosomal protein S15: MARIHARRRGKSGSKRVYRDSPPEWVDMSPAEVEKKVVELFIEGYEPSQIGMILRDQYGIPSVKQITGKKIQKILREKGVEIKYPEDLKSLIKKALKLRKHLEVHRKDKHNRRGLQLIEAKIWRLSNYYKEKGVLPADWKYNPERLKIEISR, translated from the coding sequence ATGGCAAGAATTCATGCGAGAAGAAGGGGCAAATCAGGATCAAAAAGGGTTTATAGGGACTCTCCTCCAGAATGGGTGGATATGTCGCCTGCCGAGGTAGAAAAAAAGGTAGTGGAGCTCTTCATAGAGGGGTACGAGCCCAGTCAGATAGGAATGATACTGAGGGACCAGTACGGCATTCCATCAGTGAAGCAGATTACAGGAAAGAAGATCCAGAAAATCCTGAGGGAGAAAGGAGTTGAAATAAAATATCCCGAAGATCTGAAATCGCTCATCAAAAAGGCGCTTAAACTCAGAAAGCATCTTGAGGTGCACAGAAAGGACAAGCACAACAGAAGAGGTTTGCAGCTCATAGAAGCAAAAATCTGGAGACTTTCGAATTACTACAAGGAGAAGGGCGTGCTGCCAGCAGACTGGAAATACAATCCGGAGAGACTCAAGATTGAAATTTCGAGATAA
- a CDS encoding ferritin yields the protein MASISEKMVEALNRQINAEIYSAYLYLSMAAYFESVGLKGFANWMRVQWQEELAHAMKIYDYVAERGGRVRLYAIEEPPSEWNSPLDAFEHVYQHEVKVTGMINELAELAISEKDYATYNMLQWFIAEQVEEEASASEIVEKLRLIGSDGRGLLMMDSELGQRQFTPPQEETK from the coding sequence ATGGCATCTATCAGTGAGAAGATGGTTGAGGCGTTGAACAGGCAGATAAACGCAGAAATTTACTCTGCCTACCTTTATCTCTCCATGGCAGCATATTTCGAATCGGTGGGTCTGAAAGGTTTTGCCAACTGGATGAGGGTTCAGTGGCAGGAGGAGCTGGCTCATGCAATGAAAATCTACGATTATGTTGCCGAAAGAGGCGGAAGAGTTAGACTTTATGCAATCGAAGAACCCCCATCCGAATGGAATTCGCCCCTTGATGCATTTGAACATGTCTATCAGCACGAAGTCAAGGTTACAGGTATGATAAACGAGCTGGCAGAGCTGGCTATTTCAGAAAAAGATTACGCAACCTACAACATGCTGCAATGGTTTATCGCAGAGCAGGTTGAAGAGGAGGCTTCAGCAAGCGAAATAGTAGAAAAGCTCAGGCTTATAGGCAGTGATGGCAGAGGATTGCTGATGATGGACAGTGAACTTGGACAGAGGCAGTTCACTCCGCCACAGGAGGAAACAAAATGA